The following are encoded together in the Scyliorhinus torazame isolate Kashiwa2021f chromosome 6, sScyTor2.1, whole genome shotgun sequence genome:
- the gjc2 gene encoding gap junction gamma-2 protein → MSWAFLTRLLEEIHNHSTFVGKVWLTVLIIFRIVLTAVGGESIYSDEQSKFVCNTKQPGCENVCYDAFAPLSHVRFWVFQIIMISTPSVMYLGYAIHKIARSTEVEKKNKFSKKKKLPTVRWQVHRNSEQTEDEDEEEPMIYDESEAEKKEASNHLKHDGRRRILQEGLMKMYVFQLIFRALFEVAFLLGQYFLYGFEVDPSYVCTRRPCPHTVDCFVSRPTEKTVFLIIMYVVSCLCLILNICEMFHLGFGTIRDIIRSKRGNQSNMRPLPYQYPRNIPASPPGYNLVVKSDRSTKVPNGLVAHEQNLANVAQEQKSASPDDNIPPDLARLHKHLKDAQEQLDIAFQSYNSQENAQKSRTSSPTSGGTVAEQNRVNTAHEKQGAKPKPGSEKGSSSSKSGDGKTSVWI, encoded by the coding sequence ATGAGCTGGGCTTTCTTAACACGTCTTCTTGAAGAAATCCACAATCATTCCACCTTTGTTGGCAAGGTATGGCTGACGGTGCTGATTATATTCCGCATCGTGCTGACTGCAGTTGGAGGAGAATCCATATATTCTGATGAGCAGAGCAAATTTGTCTGTAACACCAAACAGCCTGGATGCGAGAATGTCTGCTATGATGCATTTGCACCTCTTTCCCATGTGAGGTTCTGGGTTTTTCAGATCATCATGATATCAACCCCATCTGTGATGTACCTTGGCTACGCCATCCATAAGATTGCCAGATCCACTGAAGTAGAAAAGAAGAACAAGTTCTCCAAGAAGAAGAAACTACCAACTGTACGATGGCAAGTCCACCGTAATTCAGAACAGACAGAGGATGAAGATGAGGAAGAGCCAATGATCTATGATGAATCAGAAGCAGAAAAAAAAGAAGCAAGTAACCATCTAAAACACGATGGGAGAAGACGCATCTTGCAAGAAGGGCTGATGAAAATGTATGTTTTCCAGTTGATTTTCAGAGCTTTATTTGAGGTAGCTTTCCTCCTAGGACAATATTTTCTGTATGGATTTGAAGTTGACCCATCGTATGTTTGTACTAGAAGACCCTGTCCTCACACCGTGGACTGCTTTGTCTCAAGACCTACAGAGAAGACCGTCTTCCTCATTATAATGTACGTGGTCAGTTGCCTTTGCCTGATTCTTAATATATGTGAGATGTTCCATCTGGGCTTTGGAACCATCAGAGATATCATCCGTAGCAAAAGGGGTAACCAGAGCAACATGCGACCTTTACCTTACCAATATCCTCGGAACAttccggcatcgccaccagggtacAATCTGGTGGTCAAATCGGACAGGTCCACCAAGGTTCCAAATGGCCTTGTGGCTCATGAACAAAACTTAGCAAATGTAGCCCAAGAGCAAAAGTCGGCCAGTCCAGATGACAACATTCCACCTGACTTGGCCAGGCTCCACAAGCACCTGAAAGATGCCCAGGAGCAGTTAGACATTGCCTTTCAGAGTTATAACAGCCAAGAGAATGCACAGAAATCCAGGACCAGCAGCCCAACGTCAGGAGGTACTGTCGCAGAGCAAAACCGTGTCAACACTGCTCATGAGAAACAGGGTGCTAAGCCCAAACCTGGTTCCGAGAAAGGCAGCTCCAGTAGCAAATCTGGAGATGGAAAAACATCCGTTTGGATTTAA